ACCGCAGCGCGCGCCAGTCCACGATCGAACGCGCCGAGCGTGATATCGACACGCAGCTTGCCACGCTGACAGAACAGCGCAGCCTTCTGACCGAACGCCGCGACGCGCTGCGCGCCAGCGTCCAGAGCTCGCCCGAAACGCAGCGACAGCTTGACGCCTTCGAGCGCCGCCGCGAGCAGCTTCAGGCGCAGCTCGAAACGATCTCGGCGCGTCGGAGCGACGCCGAAGTAGGCGCGACGCTGGAAGCGGCATCGCAGGGCGAGCGGCTGACGACGCTGGAAGAGGCGCAGGTGCCCGATTATCCGATCACCATGAGCCGCAAGAAGCGCGCGATACTGGGCGGCGGCGCATCTGTGGCGCTGGCGATCATGCTGGCGTGGCTGCTGGAATTGCGCCGCCCCGTGATCCGCTCTGCCCGCCAGATGGAGCGGGAGACCGGCGTGACGCCGGTGGTATCCATCCCCGAACTCGAAGCGAAATTCGGCAGTTCGAAATGGCGCCAGCGCCGCGAGAAGCGCCGTGCGGCAGGCAAGGCCGGACGCGCAGCGCGCATCGCCCGGCAGACGTCCTAGACCGCCGTCAAGTCCATCAAGGCATCAACAGCACCAGGGCGTCGCGGTTGATCCACAGCGCCAGCGCAATCAGGGCCGCACCCGCGCCCGCGGCAACCGCGTCATGGCGCATGTCCCAGACGCCGTGGCACCGCGCGAGCCAGATCACCGCCGCATGCGTCACGACCTGGGCGATCCCGATCCCCACAATCGCGCCCACGATTCCGTAGGCGCTGACACCGGCGATCAGCAGCGAAACCTGAAGCACCGCCCGCACGGCCGTTAGAACAAAGAACCGTCTGGAATCGCCAGCGGCAAGGGCGGCCTGATCGTAGGTAATTCCGATCACCTGAGGCACCAAGGCGACGGCCAGCAGCGTGACGATCCCCCCCGCCTGCGCATAGCGCGCATCGTAGAGCACATCGACGAGCCAGGGGCCGAAGATCGCCATCCCCGCCAGCAAGGCGATGATCCCCCCGCTCAACCCGTATCTGAGCCGCGCGATCTTGGCCCGCTGCTCCTTGGCGTCGCGGTAGACCGGGATCATCACCCGGCCCGTCACCGCAGAGCCGAGGAGCAGCGGAAAGCTCGCAAGGAAATACCCGATGTTGTAGATGCCCAGACTTTCGAGGCTCAGGAACTTGCCCAGAACGGCCTTGTCGCCCTGGCTGGCGAAGAACCAGCAGACGGTGCTCATGAAGATCCACTTCCCGAAACTGACCAGTTCGCGCACCGCGGCAGGCTCCCAGCGAAAGCGGTTGGCCTGCCCCGGCAGGAACGCCCAAGTCAGCACCAGCTTTGCCAGTGCCGAGATCACGCCACCCACCACCAGTGCTGCCACCGATTGCCAGACCAGTGCCAGCCCGATCATCGCTGCGATGCCTATAGCCTGCGACAGAAGGTCAAGCACCGTGAGGCGGCCCATCAGAAGATGCCTGTGCGCGGTTTCGATACGGGTCGGGTTGAAGCCCGCGATCACCAGCATCAGTGCAGCGACCGGCAGATAGACCTGCAAGTCCGGCGCATCGTAGAACCACGCCATCGGCACGGCCAGCGCCACCGCGATCCCCCACAGGATGATCCCGCGGATCACCTGTATAGACCACGCGGTGTTCAGGAAGTCTGGATCGTCACCGCGCTTGCTCTGGGCGATGGAGGGCGCGATGCCCACGTCCGAGAACAGCGTCAGCCCCACCGTCACAAGGCTGATCAGCGCCATCAGGCCGAAGGCTTCGGGAAACAAAAGCCGCGTCAGGATCAGGTTCGACGCCAGCCGCAGGATCTGGCTGCCGCCATAGCCCAACACGATCCATGCCCCGCTGCGCATCACCCGCGCCATCAGCGCGCCACCACGCAGACGCTGCAAAAGACCATTCATTTGCCGCATTGTTCTCCGGATCAGACCCTAAGTCCTACCTAGCCGCCGAACCGCAGTTGTGCCAGCATCCACAGCACTTGCACGAAGGCCGTGACTGGAAGGACACGACGTTGAACCTCGCCTATATCCTCAACAGCTACCCGCAGCCTTCGCACAGTTTCATCCGTCGCGAGATCCGCAGCCTCGAACGTCAGGGCCACAGCGTGACCCGCCTTGCCATGCGCGCGGGCGATGCGCCGCTGGTGGACACGCAGGATGTGGAGGAGGCCGCCGCCACCACATATGTGCTCAAGGCGGGCGGCCTGGCCCTGCTGCGGTCGGTGGTGCAGCGCCTTTCGGCGGATCCGCGGGGTTTCGGCAAAGCGCTGGGTCTGGCCCTGTCGTGCGGCAAACGTTCCGAAGCGGGGATAGTGAAACACCTGATCTATCTGGCCGAGGCCGCTCATGTGGCGCAGATCTGCGCTGCCGCAGGGGTGACGCACGCGCACGCGCATTTCGGCACGAACGCGGCCGCCGTCGCGATGCTGTGCAATGCGCTGGGCGGCCCGTCCTACAGTTTCACCGTCCACGGTCCCGAAGAATACGACGCGCCCCGCGCCCTGTCGCTGGGCGAAAAGGTCACCCGCTCGAAATTCACGGTGGCGATCAGCAGTTTCGGTCGCAGCCAACTGGCGCGCTGGGCGGGGCCCGCGCATTGGGACAGGATCGAGGTCGTCCATTGCGGGATCGACCCTGCCCGCTTTCCCGATCCCTCTCCGTTGCCGGAGGGCCCGCCGCGTTTCGTGGCCATCGGGCGGTTCGTCGAACAGAAAGGCCAGTTGATCGCGCTGGACGCGCTGGAGGCGTTGAACCGCGCGGTCCCCGGCGCCCATCTGACCCTGATCGGGGACGGCGAAATGCGCCCCGAGATCGAGGCCCGTATCGACGCGCTGGGCCTGACGGCGCAGGTCACCCTGACCGGCTGGGTGGACGAGGCGCGCATCCTCGAAGAACTCGGCGCCGCGCATGCGCTCTTGATGCCCAGTTTTGCCGAAGGGCTTCCGATGGTGATCATGGAGGCGATGGCTGCGGGTCGGCTGGTCATCGCGACCTATATCGCGGGCATCCCCGAGCTTGTGCAGACGGGCGAAACGGGCTGGCTCGTTCCCGCCGGAGACGCCGCAGCGCTTGCTACGGCGATGCAGGAGCTGGCCGATCTGGCCCCGGCCAGACGCGACGAAATGGCCAAAGCGGCGCGCGCCCGCGCCCTCGCCCGTCACGACATCGACCGCGAGGCCGCCAAGCTTGCCGCGCTGATGGCCCGCTAGCGTCCGCGCGCCCAGCGCTCTTCGCCCGGTCTGGGCAAGCGAACGGCGAGGGCCACCACTGCAAAGGCTGCAAATCCGAGCGGGTCGCGCAACGCGCGCCGCCACAGCGGCACCTGATCGGGTGCGGGCGCATCGTGATTGGCCCAGAGCGCCGGAAACAGCGCCTTGACCTCGGCCACACCGATGTCCTGACGCCTACGCACCCGCACCAGCGGACCGAAGCCCTCGATCATCGGCCAGTCGTAGCGCGCGGGAACGCTGTGGCGCTCGCCCGGCCTGAACTGAAGCCGGACAAAGGTGTCGTCCGAAATAATGTCGGGAAACGCGCCCCAGCGCTGGCGCCCCGCCGCATTCACCGCAAAGACGCCAAAGCCCGGCACACCGTGGGTCAGAAACGGGATGCCCACCCAAAAGCGGGTATAGACAGCCGAAAACCCGCCGTCGCTGACCGTTACGTTGGGGATACCGCTGGCATAGCGCGGCGCGTCACTGTCCAGAACCTGCGCAAGCTGCGCAAGCAGCGGCGGGCTCACCACCACATCGGCGTCGATGAAGGCCTTCGCGCCGTAGGTGGCCGCGGTGTCTCCTGCATTGAGCGCCCCGATCTTGCCTCCCTCCGGCAGATCGATCACCCGCAGAGCCCATCCCCGGGTCTCTGCCCGGCCGGCATAGCCGCGCGCGATTTCTGCGGTGGCGTCGGTGCAGCCGTTCGCCATCACGATCACTTCGACAGCGGCGCCGGTGTCTTCGCTTGACAGCAGCGCCTCGAGGCACGGTTCGATGTATCCCACTTCGTTATGCGCGGGGATCAGGACAGACAGATCGACGGTCATTGTGCGGCCACCAGCGCGTCCCAGCGCGGATTGGCATCGTCCAGATGCCGAAGCGTGCCCCAACTGCCCCATTTCGTCGGCGCGTAGACATCCGCGTAGGCGTTGAACAGCCGCCCGCCCACCTCGCGCCATCCCGTCAGCAACGCGGCATAGAGCGCGCCCATTTCCGGGGAGTAGTTGAAGTGGTGAAAGAATTCCGTCAGGCGGGCGTCATCGACCTGCGGTCCGATACCCACAACGTGGGTGCCGCCCTCGTACATTATCAATTCCAGGCCCTCGCGGGCGGCCACGGCGGCGTGGTAGGGCCAGACCCGGCTGACCAGATCGTCCACGGTATCGATGTTCTGCCCGCTGACCGATCCGTTGCTCAGCTCCTGCGCAGCCAGCGTGCTGGCATAGTCGTGGCGCGTGGCCGTGATGGCGTCCGCGCGTGCCTGACCTGTCAGGCCCTGCGCATCGGCGCGGCGCGTCGCGCGAGCAAGGCTTTCGTCCAGCCAGCCGTGCATCTCGTCGCGCCGCGCCTCCAGCCCCAGAACACCGCCGAAATACCCCGTTACGGCATAGGCATCGAACGACAGCGCGGGGCGCGCCCGGCCTTCTGCCACGACAAGCGGCGCCTCCAGAATGGTCTCCTCCAGTCCCAGCCAGCCTGTCTGCGTCGAGATCACATTGACCAGCCTGTCCCTCTGGCCTGCGAATGCGTCCGAAAACATCTCGGCGATCTCGGCCGCGCGCAGAGCGTAGAATTGCGTGCCCGTCTCGGCCTGCTGCCACCGCGCTTCGGCTTGTTCCTGTGCCCAGCGGGCCTGCGCGAACTGGAAGTTCCAGACTTCGTTGGAATACTCCACATAGGCCCGCCGTGATGGCGGCAGCTCCTCCGCAACCATTCTGGCGAACGCGCGGACATACCCGTCGTCGGCGAGGTGCGGAATGTTGAACCACGGATCGGCCTCCAGCTGCGCCACGAGATCGAGCATGACTTCGAGCGGCACTCCCTTCACCGCCCAGCTTGCATCCTCGCGCCTGGGCCTGTCGCCCCATGCGGACTGGGTGGAATCATTGGTATCCATCCAGTCCATGAAGCGCAGGGCGTCAAACCCTTCCATCCGGCGCAGCCAGTCCGGATTGAAGACGGCACCGCCTTGCCAAAGCGCGAGCCTGTCCTCGCGCACCACGCTGATCCGGCGCACCGGGTCGCTGGCCGAAGTCCGCTGGATGCGGATCTCGACCGGACCGGGCCCGGGGGTATAGTCGAACCGCACCTCGTTCGTTCCGTAACGGATATTCGTGGCGCGGCCCAAAGGCTCTACGATGCCCTTGCCCTCGAACCGCAGCACATAGCGGCCCGCAAGCGATTGCGCCTGTGGTGGCATGTCAGTCAGGATCAGCGTGCCGACCGATGCCGCGTCTCGCGGCAAGGTGGTGACCCACCCGTCGGCGTCGATATGCCCTCCGGCCACCAGCGCGTCATGGTCGATCCCCCCGAACTGCCCGGCGCGGTGCCCGATCCACGGGCGCGCGGTTTTCATCACGTCGAGGAACGGCTGCTGCGTGCTCCAGTCGGTGACCGGTGCCAAGCCGATGGCAACCGGGCCGGCACCCGCCGAGGCCCCTTGAACGGCAGCCGGTTGTGCGCCCTGCCCCGCAGGCGGTGCGCGCGGCTGGCGCGGCTGCGCCTTCACCGCAGCCGGTGCATCGGCCAGCGTACGGCCCCGGTACTGCTGGACGGTGTCGCGGGCTACGGCTTGAAGGCTGGCGGCAAGGGCGGCATCCGGCGTGTCGAACGCTGCGCCGAACCGGTCCTTGACTTCATGCGGCAGGCCGACCGGATCAGCCCCCGTGAGGGTCGCGAACTGCACCATCGAGACAAAATAATGGCCGATGTCGTTCAGGTGGATGTCGTCGGCAAACACATCCTCGATGCTATCCAAACTGGGAATATCCCCCGAAGCGATCGCATCTGACAGCGCCCCAAGGCCCTGACCTGCGGGGATCAGCTGGACCTGATCCATCCCCGCGCCCGCGCCGCTGCGCAACTGCGCCACGATCTGCTCCCACTCGGAGAGGTCGGTTTGCAGGCGCACGCGCCATTGTTGATCCGCCCCGTCGTCGTATTCGACCTCTGCACCGGTGCCGCTCTTTAGGCTGTGCCAACCTTCCTGAACGAAGATCCGGGCCTCGGGATTTGCACCCAGCGCCAGTCCGGCAAAGGCCTGTGCGTAGACTTCGGTCTCGCTCCAGCGAAGGTGGTTTGCCAGCGGGATCGCCTCGGTCAGGATCAGGTCCGTCACGCCGCCGCGCGGCAGGATGCGGCGCGCATCGATGCCTTCGGCGGCGGCTGAATTGTCCCAGTTGTACTTCAGCGGTGCGCCGTTGATGATCTGCGCCTGCACCGTGGCCTCGGCCGCACGGGGCTGAAGGGCTGCTTGCAGCATGTCCGGTCCGGTTTTGCCGAACAGGCTGTGGCCGATCATCACGACCGACAGGACCGCACTGGCCAGATCCATCATGCGGCAACCCCTGTAAAGGCCGTTGCGCGGACCACATCCCAGACAATGCGCTGCATCACCTCAGCCGCGGCGGGATCAGGTGCCAGCGCGGGCGTGCCATCCGCGCGCGACAGGCTGTGCGGCAGACCCAGAGGGCTGGCATGGTAGAGGACCGCGTAATGGGTCAGCGCAACAAGGTATGCCCCCAGATCGCCAAGGTGGATGGTATCCACCTCTCCTTCCGGCGTGCGGGCGAAAAGCGCGTCGCGGTCCGGCACATTCCCGACGCCGCCCGCGGCCTCGACCCTGCGGACGAAAGCCGCGAGCACCTGACCGGCTGGTATCAGATGGATGGCCGCGCCGGTGTCGGCGACGGCCGGAAGCGACAGCTGCCGCAGCCACAGGTCATCCAGATCGCTGTCGATCCGTGACAACCACCCGTCCGGATCGTCCGTCCGGTGCCAAGTCTCGTAGAGGTAAAGCTTTATGTCCGGTCGCCCCTGTCGGGCCAATGCCGCCCAGTTGGCCAGATAATCGGCGCTGTCGTGGTAGTGGATCGCATCGCGCAGCTCGACCATCTCGGTCATCACCAGCGCCTCGAAAGCACCGCTTTGCAGCGCTTCGCGCGCAGGCAGAAACCTTGGGTGGTCGTTTTCAACCTCGAATCCGTTGATCGCCACATCGGGATACCAATGCGCGCGCAGGCTGGTCCCCCATCCCAGCTGGCTGGCGTAGTCATGGCCTGCGGGCGCGAGTTGCGCCAGCATCGCGGGCATATCGCGCCCGACTAGCGAATGGCCGAGGTGAAAGACCGACATCCCACCCTCCGGCGCCGCAAGCGACTGGTCCAGAAGTGCTGCGGCCTCGTCAAGCCTGCCGGCGCGCCACAGCGCTTGGCCCGCAAGCCCCGCCCCGGCGGCCAGCCCTGCGCCTCCTGCCAGCAAAAGGGCCTTGCGCCGCGAATACATGCCGTCACCTCCTGCTTGCGGCGTAGACCGTGCCATCAGATTGCCCAATGGCCACCGCGGTGACAAGAACGCCTGCGGCGTGGCAATAGGAACCGGTCAAAATCCGCCCCGCGTCGAAGGGCCCCTGCGCACTTTGGAACGTCGCTTCGAACCGGCTGTCCTCGCGTTCGATGCGCAATTCGATCACTTCGAAGCCGAACAAGGCGCGGCTGAGGGGGTATTGCGCCTTGAAGACGGCTTCCTTGGCGGAAAAAATAAGTCGGGCGAGCAGGCCACGCGAGGCGGGATCCTCGCTGTCGAGCCACGCGCGTTCCGCCGTTGTGCAAATCTCGTGTTCCAGCCCGCGCTCGAGCGGGGCCGCGGTTTCGAGATCGACGCCGATCCCCGCCCAGTCGTCGGAATTGCCGACTGCCGCAACACAGGCATCGGCGGTGTGCGAAATGCTGCCGGTCAGGCCGCGCGGCCAGATCGGCGCCCTGTCGGGCCCCATGGGAACCGGTTCGGGCCGTGCGCCGAGCGCGATCATGGCTTCGCGTGCCGCCGCACGGCCAGCGAGGAACTCAATCTGACGCGCCGGGACCGCAACGGCAACGGCCCCCGCCTCGTCCTTGTGGACCGCTTCCGGCCGTTCCGTCGGATCGCTGGCCGCAACGGCAATGCCATCGGGCAGAACCGATTGCGTCAGCGCCTGGATCAGCTCGCGGTCCGGCGTCACGTTCCCGCTTTCGTGCGGCCCGCGCGCATTGCACGGCGCTTCGACATCGTCTCGCGCCGCTCTTCGGCTGCGGGAGAGGTTTCTTCGGGCGCCGCGGCGGCGGGTGCCCCGCCCTCGTCGATGTGGCGCGCCAGCGCTTCGAGCGTGGGGAAGCGGAAGATGTCGGTGATCGACAAACGGTCCGTCCCCAACGCCGCCCTGATGTCGCGGTGCGCCTGCACGGCCAGCAGCGAATGCCCGCCCAGCGCGAAGAAGTTGTCCGACGCGCGCACCTGCGCGACCCCGAGGATTGCAGACCAAACAGCCGCAATCGCCGCCTGGGTTTCATTTTGCGCAGGCGCTGCGGAAGCCTGTTCAGCCGCATGTTTCGGCTGCGGCTCGGGCAGCGCCTTGCGGTCGATCTTCTTGTTGGGGGTCAGCGGCATCCGGTCGATCGTCACGATCCGCGCGGGCACCATGATCTCGGGCAGGCGCGCCTTCAACGCGTCCAGCAAGGCATCCTCGCCAGCCGGAGAGCCTGTCACATATCCCACAAGCTGCGCCCCGCCCTGCCCCTGTCGCGCGATGACGACCGATTGCGTCACGCCGGGCTGGTTGGACAGAACCGCCTCGATCTCGCCCAGCTCGATCCGGTGGCCACGGATTTTCACCTGATCATCGGCACGGCCCATGAAGGACAGCGTGCCGTCGGGCCGCCACGCCGCCAGATCGCCGGTGCGGTAAAGCCGCCCCTCCCCGAAAGGATTGGGGACGAAACGGTCGGCAGTCATCTCCGGCCGGTTCCAGTAGCCTTGGGTCACCCCGTCACCACCGATCAGCAATTCCCCCGCGACGCCGACAGGTTGGGGCGCCATCCCAGCGTCCAGAACGTAGACCTGCGTGTTGGCGATGGGTGTGCCCACGGCGGCCACCGGATCGGCCCGCGTCACCATCTGCGTGGTCGACCAGATCGTTGTCTCGGTCGGGCCGTACATGTTCTGCACCGTCCCGCCGGTGGCCTGCATCAGATCGTCGGCCAAGGCGCCCGGCAGCGCCTCTCCGCCCACCATCAGCGCCTTGACGCCGGACAGGGCGTGCCGCGTTTCGTCGTTCATCACCAGCATCTGCGCCATCGACGGCGTACATTGCAGATGGCTCACCCGGTGGCGCACCAGCTGCGCGGCGAGCGAGAAATCGTCGTCTTCAAGGCTGCTGCCCGCGTTGGTCCTTTGCAACACCTCGGCAAGCGGCTTCAGCCCTTCCATCACCTGAGGAACGGAAATGCCGTAGTCGATCAGACAGGCGATTTCATCGACCCCGATACGCTTGAGCTCTTCCGCGCGGGCCACGCCGTCCGCGACCGTGCCGAACATGCCGCTGTCGTTGAAATAGCGCTGGAACGCGAATTCGAGGATCGCTTCCATCTCCTCGTCCCCGAGGCTGCCCAGATCGACCTCGAAGGGGTTCTTGACCCCCTCGGGACGCTTGAACGCCGGAAAGGCCCAGGCGTATTGCTTGATCAGGCCGGCGGCAGAGCGCAGGTAGTCCTTCATCGGGCCGCGCGCGATTTCCTCGGCGCGCGCGCGCGTCTGGTCAAGATAGGTGTGCAGCATGACCGTGACAGTGAAATCCGCCGGATCATGTCCGGCCTCGCGCAGCGCCGCATGGTAGAGTTTGATCTTGTCACCCACCTCGGCCACCGATTGTCCCAGAAGGTGGGTCAGCACGTTTGCACCGATCTGGCCCGCTTCTTTCCACGTTTCGGGATTGCCCGCCGTCGTAACCCAAACGGGCAGTTCGGCCGAGACCGGGCGCGGCTGGGTCACCACCGCAAAGGGGCTGCCGTCCTTGGTCGGGAACTCCACCGCCTCGCCGCGCCACAGACGGCGCAGCTGGTCGATGGCGTCATACATCGCGGGCTTGTTCTGGGGCGGCGTGTTTTCGGGGCGCAGGATGAAATCATCCGGCTGCCAGCCCGACGCGATGGCAAGACCCGCTCGTCCGTTCGTCAGGTTGTCGATCACCGCCCATTCCTCGGCGATGCGCGCGGGGTGATGAAGCGGCGCCACGCAAGAGCCCGCCCGCACCGAAAGGGTCTTGGTGACCGCAGCCACCGCCGCGCCGGTTACGGACGGATTGGGATAAGGCCCGCCGAAGGCATGGAAATGCCGCTCCGGTGTCCAGACCGCGTTGAAGCCGTTCGCGTCTGCGAATTTGGCACCTTCGAGCAGCAATTCGTATTTTGCCGGCCCCGCTCCGTCGTCATTTCCCCAGTAAAACAGGTTGAAGTCGATCTTGCGATCCGACACCGCGATCGGACCCCGGCTGAGCTCGGTCCGGCTGTCGTCGCCCGCCAGCACCAGCTTGAACCCGCGCGAGAGCGTCCAGAACAGTTCGAGCACCGAGATATCAAAGCTGAGCGACGTGACCGCCAGCCACGCATCGCCCGCGTCATAAGCGATCCGCTGGTCCATGCCCGCAAAGAAGTTGGCCACATTACCATGACCGACCATCACGCCCTTGGGCGTTCCGGTCGAACCGGAGGTATAGATCAGATAGGCCAGCGTATCCGCCGTTGCCCCCGCCGAAGGGTTGGCATCGGATGCGGTGGCAATGTCGGGATCCGTGTCGATCAACAGGTGCTGCGCATCGCTTTCCGGCAGCGATGCGGCCAGCGCGGATTGCGTGACGATCACGGGAGCGCCGCTGTCCGAGATATAATGCGCGATGCGGTTTTCGGGATAGGCCGGATCCAGCGGCACATAGGCTCCGCCCGCCTTCAGAATGCCCAGCGCGCCCACCAGCAGATCGGGGCCGCGCGCCACGCAGAGCCCCACGGGCGTGCCGACCGTGACACCGCGCGCGCGCAGGACATGCGCCAGCCGGTTCGCCGCCGCATTGAGCGCCGCATAGCTCATGCTGCGGTCCTCGAAAACAAGGGCCGTCGCATCCGGCGTGCGCGCGACCTGCGCCTCGAAAGCGGCGTGGATCGGGGTCGCGTCGTATTCTGTCGCGGTGGCATTCCACTGCTCGGTGGCAAGACTGCGTTCGGACGCAGGCATCCCGTCGTTGCCCGCCAGAAGATGGTCGAGCCGCGCCGCCAGAAGATCCATCGCCTGCGCCGACAGCAGCCCGTTGTCGCCGTGCAGAACGATCTCGCTTCCCGCCACGACTGCGGTCAGCGTGGCCCCGTCGACAGGCGCCTGAGCGATGCAGAATGCGGGACGCGCGGCGGGGATCGCGGGGTCGCGCGCCGGCAGGTCGGTCGGGAAACCGGCAGTAGCCTCGATGCGCGACAGCTGCGCCGGAAGATCCCCCCCGCATCGCAGTGGCACCCAGTCGCTCCCATGGCCCGCAGCAATGGGCGTCACCGCATAGGCCACATCACCATCACCCTGCCCTGCGCCCAAAAGCGCGAGCCGGGTCAGCGCCGCAATCGCGTCGGCGCCCGCCGGAATGGCACAGCGACGCTCGCTCCGGATGCCCGAAGCACTGCCCTGCGCCAGCGGCACCGGCAGCGGATCCATGGCAAGAAGCCGGCTGCGCCAGTATCCTTCGTCCGCCGACAGCCGATCCTGCAAGACACCGGCATCTTCCGCGACCGGATCAAGCACCGCGCCGCTTTGCGGCAGGGGCTGACCGTGGCCCAGCGCCGCCACCCCGCCAAGACGCACGGCCCCGTCGGCGCAGGCCACAACCAACGCATCGGCTTCAGATGACAGCACCTGCCCTGCGGGTCCGGCGCCATCCGCCACCTCGGCGCGCGCAACCGTGTAAAGCGCCCCGTCCAAGGCGATTTTCGCGATCCCGAGCGGGTTCCAGTATCCGCCGAAATCAAGGCCCCGCACCAGCGCGTCGATCGCGGCGGCACTCTGTGTGAAATCGATCAGCCCCAGCGGCGCGGGCCGGTCGTCCCGCGCGAAATAGCTGCGCTGGCTCAGGTCCTGCGGCGTCCGTTCAAGCGTGCCGGTTTCAAGCTGCGCCAGAACACGGCCGAAGCTTTCCATGCCCGCCGCATAGCATTTCGAGTTCAGCGAAAACGCGGTCTCGCCGTCGGCAATGTCGATCAGTTCCTGCGCCAGCAGGTCGCCCTCGTCCACGCCGCCCTCAATCATGTGCCAGCTGACGCCGTGCCGGCGTTCGCGGTTGACGATGGCCCATGCCGGGGTGTTCAGACCCGCATACCGTGGCAACGGACCATCGTGGAAGTTGACCGCGCCCTTGGTGGCAAGGGCCAGAACATCGCCGGGGATGATCCGCAGGTTCGCGATGCTGAGCAGCCAGTCGAACCGGTCCGCCCCTGCCAGATCGGCAAAGCGCGCGAAGACAGGCACCGATTGCCCTTCGGCCCAGGCGCGCACATCGGCGTCACGGGTGACGACCGCCGCAACATGATGCCCGCCCGCCACGATCATGTCGGCACAGGCAATCGTGAGCGATTCGTCCCCCGCGATGACGCAGGAAAAAGCGGACGGATTGAAAAGTGCAGTCATGGTCGGTCCTCCCGATTGAGGCGATAGGGCGTTGTAGCGTGGGCAAGCAGATCACGCAAAAACCACGCCGGATCCTGCGGACGGCGGCCTGCCAGCCCCGTACGCAGACGGTGGAGTATTCCGCCCGCCAGATGCGCAAGCAATGCCATGGCCGCATACAGGCGCCCGTGGTTCTTGATGAAATAGTGGCGGCGCGAATCGTACCAGAACCCGGGCATGCGGCTGCGCGTCTTCATGCCGGTCGACACCGACCCGATATGCACCACGCGTGCCTCTGTCACATACCAGCACCGCCATCCCGCGCGCGCCGCGCGCAGGCACAGATCCGTTTCCTCGAAATAGAGGAAGAAGGCTTCGTCAAAGAGGCCGATCCGGTCCAGCATCTCGCGGCGCAGCATCATGCTGGCCCCGGCGCTCCAGTCGACCTCGCGGGTGGCCGCGATGTCGAGGATCGGCACCCGCGCATCCGCCAGCAGCCGCGAGACGACGCCAAGACGCGCCGCGCCCTCGAACTCGCCCGCGATGCTGGGAAAGCGGAACGCGGTGGTGTGGGTCATCCCGTCCTCGCCGCGCACGTGGCTGCACGCGATCCCCGCATCGGGGTGGTTTTCTAGGTGGCTGACCAGCGTTGCAATGCAGCCGGGATCCGGAAACGCGTCCGAATTCAGCAGGTAGACATAGTCGGGGCTGCTCCCGTCACGCATCCCTGCCCGGATGCCGATGTTGTTGCCCGCGCCGAAGCCGCCGTTGACGGAGGATTCTATTACCCGCACCAGACCTTCCGCGCCCCAGCCGCGCGCCGCGACCTCGCGGTGGAACATCTCGGCCGATCCGTCACCGGAGGCATTGTCGACGATCACCATCTCCGCGCCCAGACCGCGCAGATCCCCCAGCGCCGCCTCGGCCGCGCGCAATGTCATCTGCGGCGTCCGGTAGTTCAGCAGGACGCAAAGAACCCGTGGTGATGCCATTGCCTCTACTCCGCCGCCGTTGCCTGCGGCACGCCCTCTTCGCCTGCCAGCGCCTCTGCGATGATCTCTCGCAGCTCGGCCCCCAGCACGACGACGTTGGGCGACAGGACCATGCTGACGTGATCGCCCGGCACTTCGACCACCTGAAGGTTGGGGGCATGTTTGCGCCAGTCATTGTCCTCAAGCACATACTCGCGTTCGGAACTGACCCACGCTCCGGCGGAGACCTTCCAATGCAGATCGAGCGGCGGGCGGAACAGCGTCATCGGACCGTCCCA
Above is a genomic segment from Sulfitobacter sp. HNIBRBA3233 containing:
- a CDS encoding MupA/Atu3671 family FMN-dependent luciferase-like monooxygenase, which produces MTALFNPSAFSCVIAGDESLTIACADMIVAGGHHVAAVVTRDADVRAWAEGQSVPVFARFADLAGADRFDWLLSIANLRIIPGDVLALATKGAVNFHDGPLPRYAGLNTPAWAIVNRERRHGVSWHMIEGGVDEGDLLAQELIDIADGETAFSLNSKCYAAGMESFGRVLAQLETGTLERTPQDLSQRSYFARDDRPAPLGLIDFTQSAAAIDALVRGLDFGGYWNPLGIAKIALDGALYTVARAEVADGAGPAGQVLSSEADALVVACADGAVRLGGVAALGHGQPLPQSGAVLDPVAEDAGVLQDRLSADEGYWRSRLLAMDPLPVPLAQGSASGIRSERRCAIPAGADAIAALTRLALLGAGQGDGDVAYAVTPIAAGHGSDWVPLRCGGDLPAQLSRIEATAGFPTDLPARDPAIPAARPAFCIAQAPVDGATLTAVVAGSEIVLHGDNGLLSAQAMDLLAARLDHLLAGNDGMPASERSLATEQWNATATEYDATPIHAAFEAQVARTPDATALVFEDRSMSYAALNAAANRLAHVLRARGVTVGTPVGLCVARGPDLLVGALGILKAGGAYVPLDPAYPENRIAHYISDSGAPVIVTQSALAASLPESDAQHLLIDTDPDIATASDANPSAGATADTLAYLIYTSGSTGTPKGVMVGHGNVANFFAGMDQRIAYDAGDAWLAVTSLSFDISVLELFWTLSRGFKLVLAGDDSRTELSRGPIAVSDRKIDFNLFYWGNDDGAGPAKYELLLEGAKFADANGFNAVWTPERHFHAFGGPYPNPSVTGAAVAAVTKTLSVRAGSCVAPLHHPARIAEEWAVIDNLTNGRAGLAIASGWQPDDFILRPENTPPQNKPAMYDAIDQLRRLWRGEAVEFPTKDGSPFAVVTQPRPVSAELPVWVTTAGNPETWKEAGQIGANVLTHLLGQSVAEVGDKIKLYHAALREAGHDPADFTVTVMLHTYLDQTRARAEEIARGPMKDYLRSAAGLIKQYAWAFPAFKRPEGVKNPFEVDLGSLGDEEMEAILEFAFQRYFNDSGMFGTVADGVARAEELKRIGVDEIACLIDYGISVPQVMEGLKPLAEVLQRTNAGSSLEDDDFSLAAQLVRHRVSHLQCTPSMAQMLVMNDETRHALSGVKALMVGGEALPGALADDLMQATGGTVQNMYGPTETTIWSTTQMVTRADPVAAVGTPIANTQVYVLDAGMAPQPVGVAGELLIGGDGVTQGYWNRPEMTADRFVPNPFGEGRLYRTGDLAAWRPDGTLSFMGRADDQVKIRGHRIELGEIEAVLSNQPGVTQSVVIARQGQGGAQLVGYVTGSPAGEDALLDALKARLPEIMVPARIVTIDRMPLTPNKKIDRKALPEPQPKHAAEQASAAPAQNETQAAIAAVWSAILGVAQVRASDNFFALGGHSLLAVQAHRDIRAALGTDRLSITDIFRFPTLEALARHIDEGGAPAAAAPEETSPAAEERRETMSKRRAMRAGRTKAGT
- a CDS encoding glycosyltransferase family 2 protein — translated: MASPRVLCVLLNYRTPQMTLRAAEAALGDLRGLGAEMVIVDNASGDGSAEMFHREVAARGWGAEGLVRVIESSVNGGFGAGNNIGIRAGMRDGSSPDYVYLLNSDAFPDPGCIATLVSHLENHPDAGIACSHVRGEDGMTHTTAFRFPSIAGEFEGAARLGVVSRLLADARVPILDIAATREVDWSAGASMMLRREMLDRIGLFDEAFFLYFEETDLCLRAARAGWRCWYVTEARVVHIGSVSTGMKTRSRMPGFWYDSRRHYFIKNHGRLYAAMALLAHLAGGILHRLRTGLAGRRPQDPAWFLRDLLAHATTPYRLNREDRP